The following coding sequences lie in one Deltaproteobacteria bacterium genomic window:
- a CDS encoding sigma-70 family RNA polymerase sigma factor — MQADLDLLRAWRGGDRRAGAELFDRHYGALERFFANKVSGDTSDLIQETFAACVSGVEKILDGKFSAFLFGIAYNKLKKHYEKLRLDGERLDYEAVSSADLAPGASTMMAKSEEQRLLLEALRRIPVQHQVVLEMFYWEDMTSADIAVALGEPHGTVRTRIRRARELLQEALGKVSADGAVVERTRSDLDGWAAMVRSANTGAR; from the coding sequence GTCGTGCCGGTGCAGAGCTGTTCGACCGACACTACGGCGCGCTCGAGCGTTTCTTCGCGAACAAGGTCAGTGGCGACACTTCCGACCTCATCCAAGAGACCTTCGCCGCGTGCGTGAGCGGCGTCGAGAAGATCCTCGATGGGAAGTTCAGCGCCTTCCTGTTCGGCATCGCGTACAACAAGCTCAAGAAGCACTACGAGAAGCTCCGGCTCGACGGCGAGCGGCTCGACTACGAGGCAGTCAGCAGCGCCGACCTTGCTCCCGGCGCGTCGACCATGATGGCGAAGTCCGAGGAGCAGCGCCTGCTACTCGAAGCGCTGCGGCGAATTCCGGTGCAGCACCAGGTCGTGCTCGAGATGTTCTACTGGGAGGACATGACCTCCGCGGACATCGCGGTCGCGCTCGGCGAGCCGCACGGGACCGTGCGCACCCGAATCCGTCGTGCACGCGAGCTGCTCCAAGAGGCACTCGGCAAGGTCTCGGCCGACGGTGCGGTGGTCGAACGGACGCGCTCGGATCTCGATGGCTGGGCGGCGATGGTTCGCTCCGCCAACACCGGCGCGCGATGA
- a CDS encoding tetratricopeptide repeat protein yields the protein MHSALRERDAAVDAYRNALQIKQARLGAEHPEVAAELSNLGTALLAVGSYAEARTLGERALAIRERVFGSEHAQVAQSLHLLGLVALESGDPAAAVPGLERALGLYTTHQSDPHDQASAQLGLARALVATHGDRARALELARSAARTYRAAGASKAEALAEAEAWLAAHG from the coding sequence GTGCACTCGGCGCTGCGCGAGCGCGACGCGGCGGTCGATGCCTATCGCAACGCGCTGCAGATCAAGCAGGCGCGCCTCGGCGCGGAGCATCCCGAGGTGGCCGCCGAGCTGTCGAACCTCGGAACGGCGCTGCTGGCCGTCGGAAGCTACGCGGAGGCGCGAACGCTCGGCGAGCGAGCCCTGGCGATCCGCGAGCGGGTCTTCGGCTCCGAGCACGCACAGGTGGCGCAGTCGCTCCACCTGCTGGGGCTCGTCGCTCTCGAGTCCGGCGATCCGGCCGCGGCGGTACCGGGTCTCGAGCGCGCGCTTGGCCTGTACACGACGCACCAGAGCGATCCCCACGACCAGGCGAGCGCGCAGCTCGGGCTCGCGCGAGCATTGGTTGCGACCCATGGCGATCGCGCACGTGCACTCGAGCTCGCGCGATCAGCCGCGCGCACCTATCGCGCCGCGGGCGCGTCGAAGGCGGAGGCGCTCGCGGAGGCCGAAGCCTGGCTTGCCGCGCACGGCTAG